In Macadamia integrifolia cultivar HAES 741 chromosome 12, SCU_Mint_v3, whole genome shotgun sequence, the following are encoded in one genomic region:
- the LOC122058238 gene encoding uncharacterized protein LOC122058238 isoform X1, with protein sequence MGPSTLRQLLRSLCHNSPWKYAVFWKRDQYSRTLLTWEDGYCDCSRPGEPAQSLLKNVCISEMDGNVPFGNDTSSDNGSSVGYPIQLAVANMSHLLYSMGEGVVGKVASTAKYCWVFADSVCAGVNSELIPGYPDEWLLQFAAGIKTILLVPVVQHGVLQLGSLETVNEDLTLVTGIKDMFNTVQYVGGVSMPLTSSSDLLVLPTSSLTSVCLDNLAEPLSFIGNLLDPIPLESVVRKDPMELNGVQITKNELPTIGRQLTPLLTVPVKPHNPGKDLQPIPGCVEDAGFGALVGAAELSLPHNLSLTSNHLEMRGDLFDFTFLEKGLQASSGCNCSDVGIFSKQSDMNFDLIGGFTDQQYGEGTINQMNHISASGFLGFPLDFELRRALEPCKGGCNRFLCKPTISEEVVCGSLLDLTCHDLNVGVELSAGKSIGWYRKGGDAGHLLDVQGDSDNGAPDIHNVSSPIASSGRFAACCQTQNQSEGIILVESNPLSLSNMTSTSVTVAGEVIDKTGVSFESMMSTFIVEEQPKKACAYMQSGVKDAKLSRVIRTRSDKTKGPRPRPRDRQMIQDRVMELRELVPNGAKCSIDALLDRTIKHLMFLRSVTDQAEKLKRCIHEKASRTNWKSAGAQGHQNGMSWAFEMGSKLGVPPIIVEDLEHPGHLLIEMLCQEHGVFLEIAQIIGHLELTILKGAMETRADEIWAHFIVEASRGFQRMEVFWPLMLLLQRNRKSISSKF encoded by the exons ATGGGGCCTTCTACCCTGAGACAGTTGCTGAGGAGTCTTTGCCACAATTCACCGTGGAAATATGCAGTCTTTTGGAAGCGTGATCAATACAGTCGAAC GCTTTTGACTTGGGAAGATGGATATTGTGATTGTTCAAGACCTGGAGAGCCTGCACAAAGTTTGTTAAAAAATGTTTGCATTAGCGAGATGGACGGGAATGTGCCCTTTGGGAATGACACAAGCTCGGACAATGGAAGTTCTGTTGGGTATCCAATTCAATTGGCAGTGGCAAATATGTCACATCTGCTGTACTCAATGGGAGAAGG GGTTGTTGGTAAAGTGGCATCTACCGCAAAGTATTGTTGGGTTTTTGCAGATAGTGTGTGTGCTGGTGTCAACTCTGAGCTAATTCCTGGG TATCCGGATGAGTGGCTACTTCAGTTTGCAGCAGGCATCAAG ACTATTTTGCTTGTGCCTGTTGTTCAGCATGGGGTACTGCAACTTGGGTCTTTGGAGACG GTCAATGAGGATCTGACACTAGTCACTGGTATCAAGGATATGTTCAATACTGTTCAGTATGTTGGTGGGGTTTCTATGCCTTTGACATCAAGCAGTGATCTCTTAGTTCTTCCAACTTCATCACTTACATCTGTTTGCTTGGATAACTTAGCTGAGCCATTGTCTTTTATCGGTAATCTTCTGGATCCAATCCCATTGGAATCGGTGGTGAGAAAAGATCCAATGGAGCTCAATGGTGTCCAGATAACAAAGAATGAACTTCCAACGATAGGCCGTCAGCTTACGCCACTTTTGACAGTTCCAGTGAAGCCCCACAACCCAGGAAAAGATCTGCAGCCAATTCCAGGCTGTGTGGAGGATGCTGGCTTTGGTGCTCTAGTTGGTGCAGCTGAATTATCATTGCCACATAATCTTTCTCTGACTTCTAACCATTTGGAGATGAGGGGTGATCTATTTGACTTCACTTTTCTTGAAAAAGGATTACAGGCATCTTCTGGTTGTAATTGTTCTGATGTTGGGATATTTTCCAAGCAATCTGACATGAATTTTGACCTTATTGGAGGTTTCACTGATCAACAATATGGAGAAGGGACTATTAATCAGATGAATCATATTAGTGCCAGTGGTTTTTTAGGGTTTCCTTTGGACTTTGAGCTACGCAGAGCACTTGAACCTTGCAAGGGAGGGTGCAACAGATTTCTGTGTAAACCAACTATTTCTGAGGAGGTTGTGTGTGGCAGCTTGTTAGACCTTACGTGCCATGatctcaatgtaggtgttgagCTGTCAGCTGGGAAATCCATTGGATGGTATAGGAAGGGTGGGGATGCAGGACACCTCTTGGATGTGCAAGGTGATTCAGATAATGGTGCACCTGATATACATAATGTCAGCTCGCCAATTGCCTCATCAGGACGATTTGCGGCATGTTGCCAAACGCAAAATCAATCTGAAGGAATTATCTTGGTTGAAAGTAATCCACTTTCACTGAGTAACATGACTTCCACATCTGTTACAGTTGCTGGAGAAGTCATCGATAAGACTGGGGTTTCATTTGAAAGCATGATGAGCACGTTTATAGTTGAGGAGCAACCCAAAAAGGCATGCGCATACATGCAGTCTGGTGTTAAAGATGCAAAATTGTCTCGTGTTATCAGGACAAGGTCGGATAAAACCAAGGGACCAAGACCGAGGCCAAGGGATAGACAGATGATCCAAGATCGTGTTATGGAGTTGCGGGAGCTTGTCCCAAATGGTGCAAAG TGTAGCATTGATGCTCTGTTGGATCGAACTATTAAACACTTGATGTTTTTAAGAAGTGTTACTGACCAAGCTGAGAAGTTGAAGCGGTGTATCCATGAAAAG GCTAGCAGAACGAACTGGAAATCTGCTGGAGCACAAGGTCACCAGAATGGCATGAGCTGGGCTTTTGAGATGGGAAGCAAACTTGGGGTACCTCCCATTATTGTAGAAGACCTTGAGCATCCAGGACACCTGCTTATCGAG ATGTTATGCCAGGAACATGGTGTTTTCTTGGAAATTGCACAAATAATTGGACATTTAGAGTTGACCATTCTGAAAGGGGCGATGGAAACCCGTGCAGATGAGATTTGGGCACATTTCATAGTGGAG GCTTCACGAGGGTTTCAGAGGATGGAGGTGTTCTGGCCACTAATGCTGCTGTTACAACGGAACAGAAAATCCATCTCGAGCAAGTTTTGA
- the LOC122058238 gene encoding uncharacterized protein LOC122058238 isoform X4: MWRMMQQILTILQTILLVPVVQHGVLQLGSLETVNEDLTLVTGIKDMFNTVQYVGGVSMPLTSSSDLLVLPTSSLTSVCLDNLAEPLSFIGNLLDPIPLESVVRKDPMELNGVQITKNELPTIGRQLTPLLTVPVKPHNPGKDLQPIPGCVEDAGFGALVGAAELSLPHNLSLTSNHLEMRGDLFDFTFLEKGLQASSGCNCSDVGIFSKQSDMNFDLIGGFTDQQYGEGTINQMNHISASGFLGFPLDFELRRALEPCKGGCNRFLCKPTISEEVVCGSLLDLTCHDLNVGVELSAGKSIGWYRKGGDAGHLLDVQGDSDNGAPDIHNVSSPIASSGRFAACCQTQNQSEGIILVESNPLSLSNMTSTSVTVAGEVIDKTGVSFESMMSTFIVEEQPKKACAYMQSGVKDAKLSRVIRTRSDKTKGPRPRPRDRQMIQDRVMELRELVPNGAKCSIDALLDRTIKHLMFLRSVTDQAEKLKRCIHEKASRTNWKSAGAQGHQNGMSWAFEMGSKLGVPPIIVEDLEHPGHLLIEMLCQEHGVFLEIAQIIGHLELTILKGAMETRADEIWAHFIVEASRGFQRMEVFWPLMLLLQRNRKSISSKF, encoded by the exons ATGTGGAGGATGATGCAGCAGATACTGACCATCCTTCAG ACTATTTTGCTTGTGCCTGTTGTTCAGCATGGGGTACTGCAACTTGGGTCTTTGGAGACG GTCAATGAGGATCTGACACTAGTCACTGGTATCAAGGATATGTTCAATACTGTTCAGTATGTTGGTGGGGTTTCTATGCCTTTGACATCAAGCAGTGATCTCTTAGTTCTTCCAACTTCATCACTTACATCTGTTTGCTTGGATAACTTAGCTGAGCCATTGTCTTTTATCGGTAATCTTCTGGATCCAATCCCATTGGAATCGGTGGTGAGAAAAGATCCAATGGAGCTCAATGGTGTCCAGATAACAAAGAATGAACTTCCAACGATAGGCCGTCAGCTTACGCCACTTTTGACAGTTCCAGTGAAGCCCCACAACCCAGGAAAAGATCTGCAGCCAATTCCAGGCTGTGTGGAGGATGCTGGCTTTGGTGCTCTAGTTGGTGCAGCTGAATTATCATTGCCACATAATCTTTCTCTGACTTCTAACCATTTGGAGATGAGGGGTGATCTATTTGACTTCACTTTTCTTGAAAAAGGATTACAGGCATCTTCTGGTTGTAATTGTTCTGATGTTGGGATATTTTCCAAGCAATCTGACATGAATTTTGACCTTATTGGAGGTTTCACTGATCAACAATATGGAGAAGGGACTATTAATCAGATGAATCATATTAGTGCCAGTGGTTTTTTAGGGTTTCCTTTGGACTTTGAGCTACGCAGAGCACTTGAACCTTGCAAGGGAGGGTGCAACAGATTTCTGTGTAAACCAACTATTTCTGAGGAGGTTGTGTGTGGCAGCTTGTTAGACCTTACGTGCCATGatctcaatgtaggtgttgagCTGTCAGCTGGGAAATCCATTGGATGGTATAGGAAGGGTGGGGATGCAGGACACCTCTTGGATGTGCAAGGTGATTCAGATAATGGTGCACCTGATATACATAATGTCAGCTCGCCAATTGCCTCATCAGGACGATTTGCGGCATGTTGCCAAACGCAAAATCAATCTGAAGGAATTATCTTGGTTGAAAGTAATCCACTTTCACTGAGTAACATGACTTCCACATCTGTTACAGTTGCTGGAGAAGTCATCGATAAGACTGGGGTTTCATTTGAAAGCATGATGAGCACGTTTATAGTTGAGGAGCAACCCAAAAAGGCATGCGCATACATGCAGTCTGGTGTTAAAGATGCAAAATTGTCTCGTGTTATCAGGACAAGGTCGGATAAAACCAAGGGACCAAGACCGAGGCCAAGGGATAGACAGATGATCCAAGATCGTGTTATGGAGTTGCGGGAGCTTGTCCCAAATGGTGCAAAG TGTAGCATTGATGCTCTGTTGGATCGAACTATTAAACACTTGATGTTTTTAAGAAGTGTTACTGACCAAGCTGAGAAGTTGAAGCGGTGTATCCATGAAAAG GCTAGCAGAACGAACTGGAAATCTGCTGGAGCACAAGGTCACCAGAATGGCATGAGCTGGGCTTTTGAGATGGGAAGCAAACTTGGGGTACCTCCCATTATTGTAGAAGACCTTGAGCATCCAGGACACCTGCTTATCGAG ATGTTATGCCAGGAACATGGTGTTTTCTTGGAAATTGCACAAATAATTGGACATTTAGAGTTGACCATTCTGAAAGGGGCGATGGAAACCCGTGCAGATGAGATTTGGGCACATTTCATAGTGGAG GCTTCACGAGGGTTTCAGAGGATGGAGGTGTTCTGGCCACTAATGCTGCTGTTACAACGGAACAGAAAATCCATCTCGAGCAAGTTTTGA
- the LOC122058238 gene encoding uncharacterized protein LOC122058238 isoform X3, whose translation MADVEDDAADTDHPSDYFACACCSAWGTATWVFGDVIQVNEDLTLVTGIKDMFNTVQYVGGVSMPLTSSSDLLVLPTSSLTSVCLDNLAEPLSFIGNLLDPIPLESVVRKDPMELNGVQITKNELPTIGRQLTPLLTVPVKPHNPGKDLQPIPGCVEDAGFGALVGAAELSLPHNLSLTSNHLEMRGDLFDFTFLEKGLQASSGCNCSDVGIFSKQSDMNFDLIGGFTDQQYGEGTINQMNHISASGFLGFPLDFELRRALEPCKGGCNRFLCKPTISEEVVCGSLLDLTCHDLNVGVELSAGKSIGWYRKGGDAGHLLDVQGDSDNGAPDIHNVSSPIASSGRFAACCQTQNQSEGIILVESNPLSLSNMTSTSVTVAGEVIDKTGVSFESMMSTFIVEEQPKKACAYMQSGVKDAKLSRVIRTRSDKTKGPRPRPRDRQMIQDRVMELRELVPNGAKCSIDALLDRTIKHLMFLRSVTDQAEKLKRCIHEKASRTNWKSAGAQGHQNGMSWAFEMGSKLGVPPIIVEDLEHPGHLLIEMLCQEHGVFLEIAQIIGHLELTILKGAMETRADEIWAHFIVEASRGFQRMEVFWPLMLLLQRNRKSISSKF comes from the exons ATGGCTGATGTGGAGGATGATGCAGCAGATACTGACCATCCTTCAG ACTATTTTGCTTGTGCCTGTTGTTCAGCATGGGGTACTGCAACTTGGGTCTTTGGAGACG TCATTCAGGTCAATGAGGATCTGACACTAGTCACTGGTATCAAGGATATGTTCAATACTGTTCAGTATGTTGGTGGGGTTTCTATGCCTTTGACATCAAGCAGTGATCTCTTAGTTCTTCCAACTTCATCACTTACATCTGTTTGCTTGGATAACTTAGCTGAGCCATTGTCTTTTATCGGTAATCTTCTGGATCCAATCCCATTGGAATCGGTGGTGAGAAAAGATCCAATGGAGCTCAATGGTGTCCAGATAACAAAGAATGAACTTCCAACGATAGGCCGTCAGCTTACGCCACTTTTGACAGTTCCAGTGAAGCCCCACAACCCAGGAAAAGATCTGCAGCCAATTCCAGGCTGTGTGGAGGATGCTGGCTTTGGTGCTCTAGTTGGTGCAGCTGAATTATCATTGCCACATAATCTTTCTCTGACTTCTAACCATTTGGAGATGAGGGGTGATCTATTTGACTTCACTTTTCTTGAAAAAGGATTACAGGCATCTTCTGGTTGTAATTGTTCTGATGTTGGGATATTTTCCAAGCAATCTGACATGAATTTTGACCTTATTGGAGGTTTCACTGATCAACAATATGGAGAAGGGACTATTAATCAGATGAATCATATTAGTGCCAGTGGTTTTTTAGGGTTTCCTTTGGACTTTGAGCTACGCAGAGCACTTGAACCTTGCAAGGGAGGGTGCAACAGATTTCTGTGTAAACCAACTATTTCTGAGGAGGTTGTGTGTGGCAGCTTGTTAGACCTTACGTGCCATGatctcaatgtaggtgttgagCTGTCAGCTGGGAAATCCATTGGATGGTATAGGAAGGGTGGGGATGCAGGACACCTCTTGGATGTGCAAGGTGATTCAGATAATGGTGCACCTGATATACATAATGTCAGCTCGCCAATTGCCTCATCAGGACGATTTGCGGCATGTTGCCAAACGCAAAATCAATCTGAAGGAATTATCTTGGTTGAAAGTAATCCACTTTCACTGAGTAACATGACTTCCACATCTGTTACAGTTGCTGGAGAAGTCATCGATAAGACTGGGGTTTCATTTGAAAGCATGATGAGCACGTTTATAGTTGAGGAGCAACCCAAAAAGGCATGCGCATACATGCAGTCTGGTGTTAAAGATGCAAAATTGTCTCGTGTTATCAGGACAAGGTCGGATAAAACCAAGGGACCAAGACCGAGGCCAAGGGATAGACAGATGATCCAAGATCGTGTTATGGAGTTGCGGGAGCTTGTCCCAAATGGTGCAAAG TGTAGCATTGATGCTCTGTTGGATCGAACTATTAAACACTTGATGTTTTTAAGAAGTGTTACTGACCAAGCTGAGAAGTTGAAGCGGTGTATCCATGAAAAG GCTAGCAGAACGAACTGGAAATCTGCTGGAGCACAAGGTCACCAGAATGGCATGAGCTGGGCTTTTGAGATGGGAAGCAAACTTGGGGTACCTCCCATTATTGTAGAAGACCTTGAGCATCCAGGACACCTGCTTATCGAG ATGTTATGCCAGGAACATGGTGTTTTCTTGGAAATTGCACAAATAATTGGACATTTAGAGTTGACCATTCTGAAAGGGGCGATGGAAACCCGTGCAGATGAGATTTGGGCACATTTCATAGTGGAG GCTTCACGAGGGTTTCAGAGGATGGAGGTGTTCTGGCCACTAATGCTGCTGTTACAACGGAACAGAAAATCCATCTCGAGCAAGTTTTGA
- the LOC122058238 gene encoding uncharacterized protein LOC122058238 isoform X2 gives MGPSTLRQLLRSLCHNSPWKYAVFWKRDQYSRTLLTWEDGYCDCSRPGEPAQSLLKNVCISEMDGNVPFGNDTSSDNGSSVGYPIQLAVANMSHLLYSMGEGVVGKVASTAKYCWVFADSVCAGVNSELIPGYPDEWLLQFAAGIKTILLVPVVQHGVLQLGSLETVNEDLTLVTGIKDMFNTVQYVGGVSMPLTSSSDLLVLPTSSLTSVCLDNLAEPLSFIGNLLDPIPLESVVRKDPMELNGVQITKNELPTIGRQLTPLLTVPVKPHNPGKDLQPIPGCVEDAGFGALVGAAELSLPHNLSLTSNHLEMRGDLFDFTFLEKGLQASSGCNCSDVGIFSKQSDMNFDLIGGFTDQQYGEGTINQMNHISASGFLGFPLDFELRRALEPCKGGCNRFLCKPTISEEVVCGSLLDLTCHDLNVGVELSAGKSIGWYRKGGDAGHLLDVQGDSDNGAPDIHNVSSPIASSGRFAACCQTQNQSGEVIDKTGVSFESMMSTFIVEEQPKKACAYMQSGVKDAKLSRVIRTRSDKTKGPRPRPRDRQMIQDRVMELRELVPNGAKCSIDALLDRTIKHLMFLRSVTDQAEKLKRCIHEKASRTNWKSAGAQGHQNGMSWAFEMGSKLGVPPIIVEDLEHPGHLLIEMLCQEHGVFLEIAQIIGHLELTILKGAMETRADEIWAHFIVEASRGFQRMEVFWPLMLLLQRNRKSISSKF, from the exons ATGGGGCCTTCTACCCTGAGACAGTTGCTGAGGAGTCTTTGCCACAATTCACCGTGGAAATATGCAGTCTTTTGGAAGCGTGATCAATACAGTCGAAC GCTTTTGACTTGGGAAGATGGATATTGTGATTGTTCAAGACCTGGAGAGCCTGCACAAAGTTTGTTAAAAAATGTTTGCATTAGCGAGATGGACGGGAATGTGCCCTTTGGGAATGACACAAGCTCGGACAATGGAAGTTCTGTTGGGTATCCAATTCAATTGGCAGTGGCAAATATGTCACATCTGCTGTACTCAATGGGAGAAGG GGTTGTTGGTAAAGTGGCATCTACCGCAAAGTATTGTTGGGTTTTTGCAGATAGTGTGTGTGCTGGTGTCAACTCTGAGCTAATTCCTGGG TATCCGGATGAGTGGCTACTTCAGTTTGCAGCAGGCATCAAG ACTATTTTGCTTGTGCCTGTTGTTCAGCATGGGGTACTGCAACTTGGGTCTTTGGAGACG GTCAATGAGGATCTGACACTAGTCACTGGTATCAAGGATATGTTCAATACTGTTCAGTATGTTGGTGGGGTTTCTATGCCTTTGACATCAAGCAGTGATCTCTTAGTTCTTCCAACTTCATCACTTACATCTGTTTGCTTGGATAACTTAGCTGAGCCATTGTCTTTTATCGGTAATCTTCTGGATCCAATCCCATTGGAATCGGTGGTGAGAAAAGATCCAATGGAGCTCAATGGTGTCCAGATAACAAAGAATGAACTTCCAACGATAGGCCGTCAGCTTACGCCACTTTTGACAGTTCCAGTGAAGCCCCACAACCCAGGAAAAGATCTGCAGCCAATTCCAGGCTGTGTGGAGGATGCTGGCTTTGGTGCTCTAGTTGGTGCAGCTGAATTATCATTGCCACATAATCTTTCTCTGACTTCTAACCATTTGGAGATGAGGGGTGATCTATTTGACTTCACTTTTCTTGAAAAAGGATTACAGGCATCTTCTGGTTGTAATTGTTCTGATGTTGGGATATTTTCCAAGCAATCTGACATGAATTTTGACCTTATTGGAGGTTTCACTGATCAACAATATGGAGAAGGGACTATTAATCAGATGAATCATATTAGTGCCAGTGGTTTTTTAGGGTTTCCTTTGGACTTTGAGCTACGCAGAGCACTTGAACCTTGCAAGGGAGGGTGCAACAGATTTCTGTGTAAACCAACTATTTCTGAGGAGGTTGTGTGTGGCAGCTTGTTAGACCTTACGTGCCATGatctcaatgtaggtgttgagCTGTCAGCTGGGAAATCCATTGGATGGTATAGGAAGGGTGGGGATGCAGGACACCTCTTGGATGTGCAAGGTGATTCAGATAATGGTGCACCTGATATACATAATGTCAGCTCGCCAATTGCCTCATCAGGACGATTTGCGGCATGTTGCCAAACGCAAAATCAAT CTGGAGAAGTCATCGATAAGACTGGGGTTTCATTTGAAAGCATGATGAGCACGTTTATAGTTGAGGAGCAACCCAAAAAGGCATGCGCATACATGCAGTCTGGTGTTAAAGATGCAAAATTGTCTCGTGTTATCAGGACAAGGTCGGATAAAACCAAGGGACCAAGACCGAGGCCAAGGGATAGACAGATGATCCAAGATCGTGTTATGGAGTTGCGGGAGCTTGTCCCAAATGGTGCAAAG TGTAGCATTGATGCTCTGTTGGATCGAACTATTAAACACTTGATGTTTTTAAGAAGTGTTACTGACCAAGCTGAGAAGTTGAAGCGGTGTATCCATGAAAAG GCTAGCAGAACGAACTGGAAATCTGCTGGAGCACAAGGTCACCAGAATGGCATGAGCTGGGCTTTTGAGATGGGAAGCAAACTTGGGGTACCTCCCATTATTGTAGAAGACCTTGAGCATCCAGGACACCTGCTTATCGAG ATGTTATGCCAGGAACATGGTGTTTTCTTGGAAATTGCACAAATAATTGGACATTTAGAGTTGACCATTCTGAAAGGGGCGATGGAAACCCGTGCAGATGAGATTTGGGCACATTTCATAGTGGAG GCTTCACGAGGGTTTCAGAGGATGGAGGTGTTCTGGCCACTAATGCTGCTGTTACAACGGAACAGAAAATCCATCTCGAGCAAGTTTTGA